aaaattagagtacaattttttttaaagatccaAAAGGTGAGCGATATGTACTAGAGAaatttttttgttgatgtcaaaagggggagaagaatataagtttatAGCAAAAATACTTTGcaaaaaaattttaatgcaaagggagaaaagtacataagtacatgagttgtacgtgcaaaactattgcctattttacattgtatatgagcatatttcatattactGAATTTTAAATTGTACATTATTTGAGGggaagccttgttaggcgtaacccattttctatttttgctcgtgtatttgtcatcatcaaaaagggggagattgttgattttataagtccaatcctgttttgataatgacaactcacttggtatttgacctgtgcattgagattatgagaaggaacattatttagcatgcacagaaggtgaggaagtcatggaagccacaaggattaaagcatatacaacatgacacaatctatggaactaaaagagtagaagaatgaagatgcaagtgtcaaattcaagatcatcatgggaatgagtatttagaattgattgtatttgcatattttataagatatagttagaagctcaaaatataccctaaactggcTTTAGGACAcatacatctcatgaaaatcttctagggttaaacatggacttagagaccttatttcaaaacccgaaaaatgttatataagacatcaaagcaagagagcaaaaaggattttaaaaaccaaaatgaaaattctgaagttggtctgtCCAGACGActaaggtgtaccctcagaagtctgaagatgcataCTCAAACgattgaagttttacttcagacgtttgaagtatttctttagaAAACCGAAAAATTAGTTCAATctactgaagatttatttgttgaaacacagaacatGTAGAATACCCTCAGAAAACTaaaccttcagttcagtcgttAGAActaggacttcagaagactgaacctacaATTCAATAgtttgaccctgtgtctagactataattttcaatgttttaaggaatatcagaagactgaacccgatagctCAGTCGACTAATCCTgcagagattttaaattttgaacttcaacagGAAACTtccaaaaatgagtttttcaaatttaaatgttataaaaacttgggggatattccaagtatctagggcaacaaggaaactcactctaaaaactctataaacactcccaaaaccctaaaaacacaagaagcaagagcttTAGAGAGATATTCACACATCTTGTGCTACGTGTGCCTCCATACCAAGACTTTGCCAATATTCTACTGATTTCATACTCTTTGGGaaaatcatctcagcttttcaaagggatttcatttacataTCTTGAAAGCAAgttttggtgattgaggtttggtaaacaagggattggtttgtgtttcaatatatagatatcttgaagatttttcatatctcatactcataaatttattattcttattgagaagaaaaatccttttattgttacataaaaatttatttgtgaaaggattttttAAACATTGAATGTTTGCTGATCTTCAAGTTtctattttcattcaaagactcaatattttgttattgcgaAATCAATTTGATTGATAAGTCCAAAGGTTCTAATTATATATTCGTGAGAAATTTCTTGTGAAAAgttttgtttaaatctttgcattaTTCAAAGTCACTTATTTGagtcaaagatttaatcttacaaattattAGATAGCAAGAACATATATTTGAGcactatttaatattattttaaaagatCTTATTTTCAGTTCTTGCATATAAGTCTTTTGAAATTAAACCCTAAGCTCtccaaagttcttatttttaaaaaaatcaatttttgggagatattgattaaaggctaattttttgaagcatatcattcatataacgattgcatcgttacatacatactgagcttcaagttttatcatataaatatgtgttaggattttctattgtactcactagcttggttagaagtaatattgagttttgcataattgtaattttatattgtaatcacggttcggacTGTGAATCAGGtttgaggaggaagttgtatctcttgtaagcagcggattgtaaaagAAGCTCCATCGTTGTTAAAGGAGtagagatttagtggaatccttgagtgggttgctcaaggcgaggacgtaaggcaggttggctgaatctcataaaatcgtgtttgcatctctcttacccttaactctTTTTTAATTtcgcattgtatttaaattacttgttcattgtgtatgtgttgaacactAATTACatctgtgagtaattgggtaaaagtgtatgcttgacaaagacacatattagattgattaattgtgaaacattaacctcgttgttaggtaacttgaaagtttgtaatttatggttttttgaaattagatcctaaaggtcataatcttttaaaaatacccaattcacccccccccctccctcttgggataatATCGTAATTCACAAACAATGAGTGTTCAAAAGACAATGAGTGGAGATGCATGATGATGAACAAGATGTCAAAAGATTGGTggaagcaaagaaagaaaaaaaaatccaaatgaaTTTTTTCTAGCATTATATAGGTAATTGTGATGATCTTAATCATTTCAAGATTAATAGGTGAGGATGGCAATATTTATTATACTTTATTTTCTATAGTCGCACCTGACGCAAAAAAAGGTTTGCTTGCCTCACCAAATCATTGTTGGATTGTAGCGGTTTATCATTATTGGAAGATAAGAAATGAGGGTGTCCTTGGTGATAAAAGCCTTAATCTAGATCAAGTGATAGGAAGAGTGGAACTTGAAGTGGAAAAGATATGCTCAAGATCATAGATTTGAGTTGTATGAATTATTTATGTGTAATGTTTTCCCCTAGTTTGGTTCAATGTAAGCTTATTTTCTACCAAAAAATGTTGGTGCTTGTTCCTAAACTAACCAATCCTTCATCTCGTCTAGACTTTAGATCACTTACTTGTTATAGCATTCATCACAAGTGTATTACAAAAATTCTCGCAAACAAGTTGTAGAATTGTCTTGGCTCTTTTACTAGTCTTAACCAAATTACTTTTGTGAAAAGGAATTATAAGTATGTACTAACTAAAAGtttaaatagaaattaaaataattttttcttaataaaaGTAGTAATTTTCACTCAAACTCTAAATGAACTTGCTCACAACATCTTTACATAatcaactctttttttttttggagaactCTACAAAACCAAGTGCaagtgttggctttttgagtccgatcctagttttgatgctgacaaacacacatgttacttatgtgtgtaatcTAATGACtgaacaggttataattcaacacacatatAAGGGGAAGTAGAATACAAGAGAAACTTCAAGTTTATCATCATTCTGGCGCGTTCCATGGAGTTTTGAAAAGCAAAAGGAAGATAAAGgcatttgtttatttcatttgtaatgcatttattttttattttagtctataataaatgcatgcatctgcatgatatgaactGTTTGCTCAAACAAAACTGTAGACAGACCTTAGatcttagattgaccttaggtccctgcacataatttttgttaaaaatcaaaacaaaatcttAAGTGTGAAAGGGTTTCTGGCGACCGAAATGTGTGCGTTGAAAATGCCTCAATCGACCGAATGGTTGACTggtcaacaagtttgacttggtttgggcgaccgaaccaaattaAACTGAGTGTCCCCGGGCGATCGAACCTTTGGGcagtcacttttcaccttccccgggcgcccgaacttcacgttcaaatccaccttgggcaaccgaacatgtaagttcggtaaaccaaacttTAGACTAGGCGACTGAACCACGGTCCTTTAAAATCGCCTTCGGTTTAGCTACCCGAACATATTTTCAGGTGCCCGAACCTCAAAAACTCGCTTTTTCTCTTGTgtctgttcggtcgaccgaactttagGTCAGGCGcttgaaactctcgggttgcttatttttaactagggtaattagggttaaaaattaattaaactttttttataattcccagcgtgtccccaacggtcaaaaattttcccgagtctatatatacccttttcATAACTCAAATTAATAACTTTTATTAGttcattttctctctaatttttatcctaatcaaagtttccccaaaatatgtttttattgcaaaatcttttatggggtaaATTTTATACTTTCTCAACACTCTTTGTtaccttttgaaaatcatttgaaagagtGTATTTATTTTGATTGGGTTTTTATTTTATCAAAGTGCATTCTCTCTCACCTAAactcatatttttagaaaatcattttgagggtAAATCTTTGAGTTCCTCCTATATATTCGGTTGACATATACTTTTGGAgaaaaatttttatagaatttaaatcttcatgtgcttatcatatacatcttgttcatagattgaaaatattattttgagtaaaacacccttactctgtgagtattatttcatatcattggagtgcgtatttttatgagcttaaatgtgtacatttctgcttatATTTAGAAGTattgtattatgtacaaaaatgattttattgtactGGTTAGGTTCAGCcagttaattgaactagggagtctcaaccccgtaaatgaaactggttcggttcagctcggaaattgaattagggagtcttagccccgtaagtgagactaattCGACttaacctagtaattgagttatGGTTTTCTTCGCTCCGTAAAGAGatgatgtaaaaggcttctgctccgcccgtttaagtgagcagggttagtatAATCCTTGGGAGGGTATGctcaaggcggagacgtaggctgatttggccgaacctcgataacaaatcttgtgtctctttCTCCccatctcatttaaattactgcactttaaatttagtatgtgtatgcctatttatttactgttatatttagttgcatgcacacatttactttgaatgagatatgcatgtatgcatgaactAAATAACTTAATCTTTTTACATACACAtgtttaatattgaatgggatatgatatgtggtgaatcagcgaaacctttaaattagctgaaaagtttttaaatctccaattcacccccctcttaggatcacatcATTTCCAACAGCAAGCATATTTATTCTTAGTTTGCTTATCAAATACGCCTAAAAATGCGTTCAAGCTCATACATTAAAAAATCCTCATTAGATCAAATCTCAAGTCATTCAATGAACAATTTTAGTTCATTTAAAACACTTCAAGAGTTGTCACTTTCTAGTTTAAGAGTCATTTGGCTTAGGTTATTTCAAAAGATTCTTGAGAATGTATTATGAATGTCGAAAGTCCATATTTGAGAGCCATTAAAATCCTATATGGCATATATACTTGAATTTCCTTTAATTGTAAGATATCCTCAAAACATGAGTATTCAAAACTTGCGTCTCCTTCaattaatcttaatttttttatgGAACATGAAACAATATTCCTACCATTGGTCGTTCATCAATAAAACTTATTCTTTCTGTTCATTATAATCATCGTTAGTTTTCAATAGTATgattattatttgttattttaattacTACAATTAAATAATCATAGTTGTTATTGTTATTGATACAGTTGTTGCTATCTTTGATAATGATTAGTTTTTTATGGACATAGAAAAAATTAATAGTATAACTAATAGTTTTATTCATAGTATAATTAATAGTTTTATTATACTTTGTTTGCTATAGTTGCCCTTAACACATCATTTTACCTCATCGAGAATAAAGATTTGTTCGTTTATTTGAATCTTTTATTTAATTTAAGGATGAGAGATCCTCCACATATAACCTCTTCTCTTTTTactttttctcacttttccttgCTGTGTTTTCTTAAATTCGACATTCAAGATTAAAATTTGTGATAATCGTAACAATGAAATTTGgttaataacaaataaaatgtagtaaaaatgcaatgtaaaaatTAGCGTAATTTGTCACTCAAAAATCTTGCCTTTGCCACTACAAATACAACACTTGCATTTAAACGCATTAACAATTATTATTCCTCATCTTCCTTCCATTTACATCAATAACAAAATTGTAAATTAAAAACTAATCACTAGTGAATGAATGTAAAATGTCAATGTTGTCACTTCATTCTAATCAAACTTAAAAGgagcaaataaataataattttaaaaaagaattctTGATGAAGAGAGTGAGTGTGTGTTAAAAAGAAGAGCGACCAATCAAATCACTTTAAGTAATATAGCACCCTTATCTTACTTGACGTGATTTTATtgatggtattttttttttaagaaaaaaaaaaaagaaaagacctCTGCATTGTCACAGTGGTTGAATGGTTTCTCCTTCCCTGCAAGCTCCCACCTCAATCACCATGGTACCATTTTTGTTCGTGGGTAAAACCCTGCAACAGTTTCTTCTTGGGGACTGTAAATTAATTATAGACATGTTAATTActatataattaataaattaattagatCCACAAAACAGCATATTCAGAACACAAGTGCAAGGTGTGCTAATCCACAATTTGTTACCTTGTCCCACACGTCCGGGTCGGGTTTCTTGTAGACCTCCACTATGTGGATCCGAGAAGGGCTGGGCATCTTCCACCCGCAGTGGGCCGCCGGGGCCCCGTGCCTAAGGTACTGGCTGGGCATCCGATCATCGAACAAGGCGTCGGAGAGGAAGTAGACGAAGGGCGCCTGGCACGGGTTCTTTCTGACGGGTCGGGTATTGAATGCAAACCCGGTAGGGTCCGCCTTGGGGTACCAGTTGAGGAAGGTCCGGGAGGGGCGCTCCATTTCGCGGGGGGTGAGGATGCCCCGGATGATCTGCACGGCGTAGCCCCAGGAAACGGATACGGTCCAGGAGCGGGTCGGGTCGTAGCAGATGGACTGCTGCATGAGGCCCGCCGAGTCGAGCCCAATGGGGAGGGAGAGGCGCTGCAGGGCGTCCACCCGGTCCATGTCGGGGAAAATGGGCTCCACTAGGTCCAGGTGGTGCAAGGAGACCAGCGGCGCCACTGGGTGGGCCGCCAGTAGCCCAAATAGGTTTCCGTACAAATCGCACTATTCAGAATATTGGATTGTTAAGActcaaatataaaatttttatgaaaaaaaaaatagctattATTAAGGACTTAggaattgaatttaaaatttaaatttaaacattcttttcatatattttaaacattttttaatttaaaattttaataatttgtttaggagtacaaatttgattatttaaatttaaatttgtatagatttaaataaaatattatattatattgaatttctttgaaatttaaaaaaattcaaattcaaactcctAAAATTATTACTCCTAAACATTGgctgttttttaaattttatttttagtaattgaaaattttctaataaGTTCATGGTTTGATGACATAGGTaatactttaaaattaaaattatttattttgaaagtttaatataattttgtgatgtaattttttaattataatgatatttgaattattattttgtataacCATTAATCATAATTAGACTAAAATTTTTTGTAATGCTAATATAAGTTGATGTGTATCAactttgttaaattttttattttatcaataAGAACATATTTTTATCATTATAATTCTTTTAAAACTAActcatatataaaataattagtcatctgaaaataatacaaaattttaGTGTAATTTATCTAACGTCTAATTATAATTGAATTAAATTTGTgcaatttttaattaaattaaatttattttataataattattcatattatgttttaaaaaatggTTGAGTAGTCCTCCTAAAATTTatcatgtaaaaaaaaattaaaatcctatCTCAATTTTATctcaaactaaaataaaaaatctaatataaaagtataattttgacaataaaaatatCTCACGAAAGTTTTAtcataatataaaatttaaattaatcaatCAGCTTAATAAGATCACTTATAATCTATAGTTACTAAAGATCAATTAGgctcatttaaaatttaaaaatgataaagaagAGGAAAAGATAACATATAtgaattcaatttttaatatttagttatgaagaaaattaaaaataataaaaatatatcaaattaaggaataaaaaataataatttatacatcattaatatttaatgttatcagtttctaattttttaaaaaattatccttTTAACTTTTTtaggaaaaccaaaaaaaaaaaaaaaacagaacagAAACACTTTCCAAAAATAGAAACAAGTTGAATTTGATTgagagacggagagagagagagacctggtGGAAACCGATCTCCTTGGTGAGAGGGACGCCGAGCTCCGCCATGCAAGCCTGAATCCGGTCGTCGGAGCCGTACAACTCTGGATACCTCTGTATACACCTGTCCTGCATCTTCTCCAAAGCTACCGCCAGCGCGTAGCTAATGGCGAATCCGCCGCCTCCATACGCCATTCCATACGAAAACTCTATGTTCTGCAAATGACTCTCCGACGAACTccctatataatacatctctctgtGGTCGTACTTCGCCAGAACTCTCACCACATTATCCACCACGAACACCGTGTCGTCGTCCCCCATCACGAACCACCGCACGTCCTCCATCCCCAACCTCACCATCTCCGACACAATTCGCGTCAGCCGAATCCCCGACCGGTGCCCGTGCTTGTTCGTGTATTTGAACTCCGAAATGTCCCCTGAAATCCTCAATTCCGGAAGATAACCGTCGTCTCCGGCGTCGTCCACCGGCCTATCCAGCCACACGGCGCCTCGCATTTCGCCGGGTCTCCACCACTGCTTTATGTACTCCTTCCGGTGGTCCCATAGCTTCGCCGATGCTCCGATGCCGAAAACGATGTGCCGGAGCTGGGTTTTCCCGGGAATTTCGGGATTCGTGACTGCGTCCGTCTGATTCTGAGTCGACCCAAAAATTGTCGTGGCCTGTGCTGGGGATGAAGAAGATGATCTGAGGGTCTCATGAACGTTTGAAGATTTTTTAGAACAGGGATGGGAAGAAAAGAAGAATTTGCTTTGGGTCTGTGCGCAGAATAAGTAGAAAACAGAGATGGCGAGGATGATGAAGACCAATACTTTGAGACATTGATTAGAAGATCTCATGTTGTGATCCCAGGGAGGGGGTTTTTGAAATTTAGTTTGAGGATTGTGTTTCATGGCAGAAAGCAAAGGGTTTAAGTTGCAGAGATTTTTGAGAAGGAGATGCGTGTTTTTAAAAGCAATGGGAGAACAGAGCAACTTGGGAAGTAGAGGCAGAGTAGAACTCTGCAGCGAGTGCTCACGGTTCGGGTCGAATGTGCCCGggctttaaatttaaattgatcCCATCTTATCAGTTCGACTTCAAGATCCGCTTAATTAAACATTGAGTTAGTTGATTTGGGTTGACCGTTTGACTTATTTTACAgcaaaatagaaaataattttttttgtcaaatataataacataaattagtttattaaaattaaatatattaaattaataaatttattaataaaaataatactacgaGTAACATACTAAATACTTTTCAATTCGAATTTTACATTAGCAATACAATGTAAAGAAGGTTgcgaatttaataaaaaaaatattatatctaTTTTCTAACATTATACcattaacaaaataaaattaagaaaataaaaaaaaatatgtcaaTTTTCTAACATGTATATCATTAATAACTAAAATGACTAAAATATCAAATCAATAAGCATtactacaataaaaataaaattaaaaacataaaaattaaaatattccaTACTGCATGTGTGTATCCCATGGTGTATCTTATGCATTGTTTTCATAAGTTTAAGTACTTGTaggcatatatatatttatgagttGGGCCAGGTGGCTTAGACGATAAACTCACTAATTGATTCATATGATTGGCTTATGTAGAATTGAAAATCGCTAACTGACTTGTCAACAATTTGTAATCGACTTTTCGGAGTGGTCGAATTGTGTGGGTGGTCGGATTTTTGAACACTCCTAGTAGTGATGATGAGAAATGAGAGTCAGCTCTCTTAATAATTGGAAAAGGAAgagaaatttcaaatttaattattaagtaaaataaaatatattataaattactaaataaaattttaattttatacatcactaatgttttctttaatttttaattttattaggatgaatgtttgtttttattaatattaaataatttttttcttatttttcttttctttttttcctaaaTGAAATCCTCTATATTTTAaaggaaaaaactaaaattaatttttttgtaaaaataagtTTATAAGTTTTCTTTAattgttttaattattaaaaaaaaatttattttttaaaatattactaATATAGAACAACACTATACAATATTacagttaattaaaaataaacaaagaataAAGAAATAAGACTTATTCAAAAAAATGTAAAGGAAATAATAAATGCATAAAGGGTAAAGGAAAATTTAACCTTAATGAATTTTTCCATTAGGATAATAACGGTTTATAATAAATGTCTAATCCAATTACAAATAATCGCAACTGCTCAACAGAAAAGAGAATGGATGgatgcattttaatttttaaataaaattatgagtACGATTagataaatatgaaaatgttaagaAGGATGAaatcataaagaaaaaaaatattgttttaattgaAAACATCAAATATGTCAGAATTGATGAAATTAGATTATATGAACAAACTAAAAAATTAGCACAAAAATATGTCCataaaaagaagaggaagaaatcAATAAAACATGAAAAGAATTTGAATATAATTTTGTAAACAATAGTCAAATTTTAAGGGTTAGCTATGAAAAAATTGGAGTCAAGTTTCCATAATCCTTCATTTAGaatttggaaaagaaaaaaacaagtaaaagaatttatttttttgattttattattgaaaaataatataatgaaaatatataattaataaataaattgtaactttaaatatcatttatatttaaatttttaaaatttaaatatattagaataaatttttagtcttaataatattttatatcgagagaaaatattaaaaatgagtttgcttcttatttttctttcttttacttcCCCAAATGAAATCTTTAATCCAAGTAGGTCATAATATTTTAGAGGGGATAAAcaaatctttcaaaaaatattttaaagggggaaaaggaattttaaaattttatttactttacctagttgctaattttttttatttttaaaatattataacagtgtcaatatattttttaaacatttataagacaataattataatttaataaaatatgttctttcatttctatataaataaaaattttaaaaatatgaaaatttattttttaaaaaaattcaaggtaaaagtatatatatatattggtccataatgaaaaaaaaaaaaagaagctagtGCATGTCTATGACAAAAGATGCTACTAGTTGTCACAAATAAATACTTAGGAGAAGATtcacaaatttatttttaaaaaatattctaatgGTTTCAATAGACAAATTCCAGTTATATTTCACTCTATTTAAAGTGTTTAGTTTGGATTCAGTTTACTTAAAATATATGTTCtcatttatatataaattttaaaaattaaaaaagttcATGATTTGTtattagttttaaaattta
This region of Malania oleifera isolate guangnan ecotype guangnan chromosome 10, ASM2987363v1, whole genome shotgun sequence genomic DNA includes:
- the LOC131166664 gene encoding uncharacterized protein LOC131166664 translates to MRSSNQCLKVLVFIILAISVFYLFCAQTQSKFFFSSHPCSKKSSNVHETLRSSSSSPAQATTIFGSTQNQTDAVTNPEIPGKTQLRHIVFGIGASAKLWDHRKEYIKQWWRPGEMRGAVWLDRPVDDAGDDGYLPELRISGDISEFKYTNKHGHRSGIRLTRIVSEMVRLGMEDVRWFVMGDDDTVFVVDNVVRVLAKYDHREMYYIGSSSESHLQNIEFSYGMAYGGGGFAISYALAVALEKMQDRCIQRYPELYGSDDRIQACMAELGVPLTKEIGFHQCDLYGNLFGLLAAHPVAPLVSLHHLDLVEPIFPDMDRVDALQRLSLPIGLDSAGLMQQSICYDPTRSWTVSVSWGYAVQIIRGILTPREMERPSRTFLNWYPKADPTGFAFNTRPVRKNPCQAPFVYFLSDALFDDRMPSQYLRHGAPAAHCGWKMPSPSRIHIVEVYKKPDPDVWDKSPRRNCCRVLPTNKNGTMVIEVGACREGETIQPL